A genomic region of Dactylococcopsis salina PCC 8305 contains the following coding sequences:
- a CDS encoding PRC-barrel domain-containing protein, translating to MTTEFNRLRSEVINTQVITRNSGKRLGVVKEMLVDIDRREVVALGLRDNLISVAGMPRYMYLEDITQSGDVILVEDEEVIEDVEIEALSALINCEVITEDGEMLGRVRDFQFNMEDGKVSSLIIASWGYPQIPDQVLSTYELPIEEIVSSGPKRVIVFEGAEERLSQLTVGLLERIGLGKAPWEKDDDDLYYTPPTARPENQLGTGLPERAPERPPIRTEPRETREPIREPAYQEPIPEEEPVYEEAWTEDEWEEPEPLPRREEESVRYQEAVLEEDNWGDSDTPYEEDYQPQPLDRLQQDDEIEEDVWRDEDDTYVPPKVNLPEKPKAKDKEKEPEYEEETGY from the coding sequence ATGACAACTGAATTCAATCGTTTACGCTCTGAAGTTATCAACACCCAAGTCATCACCCGTAACAGTGGAAAACGCCTAGGCGTAGTCAAAGAAATGTTAGTCGATATTGACCGCCGAGAGGTGGTGGCGTTGGGACTGCGAGACAACTTGATCTCCGTTGCTGGAATGCCACGTTATATGTATCTAGAAGATATCACTCAAAGCGGTGATGTGATTCTAGTTGAAGACGAAGAAGTCATCGAAGACGTGGAAATTGAAGCACTGAGTGCTTTAATCAATTGCGAAGTCATTACCGAAGACGGAGAAATGTTGGGGCGCGTTCGTGACTTTCAATTCAACATGGAAGATGGGAAAGTGTCTTCTCTCATCATCGCTTCTTGGGGATATCCTCAAATTCCCGACCAAGTGCTGAGTACATACGAACTCCCCATTGAAGAAATTGTCAGTAGTGGTCCGAAACGAGTGATCGTCTTTGAAGGAGCAGAAGAACGTCTCAGTCAGTTAACCGTTGGTCTCCTAGAAAGAATTGGACTCGGAAAAGCCCCCTGGGAAAAAGACGACGACGACTTGTATTATACGCCACCAACCGCTCGTCCTGAAAATCAATTAGGAACTGGCTTACCCGAACGCGCTCCCGAACGTCCTCCCATTCGTACCGAACCCAGAGAAACGCGAGAACCCATCCGCGAACCCGCATATCAAGAACCCATTCCAGAAGAAGAACCCGTTTACGAGGAAGCATGGACAGAAGACGAATGGGAAGAACCCGAACCTCTCCCCCGTCGCGAAGAAGAGTCAGTACGCTATCAAGAAGCGGTGTTAGAAGAAGATAATTGGGGAGATAGCGATACTCCTTATGAAGAAGACTATCAGCCACAACCGCTCGATCGACTACAACAAGATGACGAAATCGAAGAAGATGTTTGGAGAGATGAAGATGACACTTATGTTCCTCCAAAAGTGAATCTTCCCGAAAAACCAAAAGCAAAAGACAAAGAGAAAGAACCCGAATATGAGGAGGAAACAGGATATTAA
- the gghA gene encoding glucosylglycerol hydrolase, whose product MASSTQTPIQLEEKATQSLLDWALAVDHSERSYLEKGAALARRLGAHYREDGLTEIGFWTPELTGEVMRPRAIYLEVFTPQTEIDLRQVKQTVTFKRDRVPMWQQGEYFWGVFSGIQAGTRHQLGSLYWLRYVDPREELQIDRDVVAYSLPFGVFGPAEVYDLNRLQNQRSDLPYFQETAKLDAEGNIPRVPSPCNILQLHVGTASSEGTLEGLTRVYQTISEKLKAGQPLTAAENNYIGYDAVQLLPIEPTIEYRDDYTPISEFFDFQENENEPPDSDHLPLSDEVEIALKKPTTQDWGYDVPIIGSSATNPAILGSLRPDEVVDFVATLHNFSTGPIQLIYDLVYGHADNQAELLINRQFLKGPNMYGQDLNHQLPNVRAIFLEMQRRKINTGSDGIRVDGGQDFRFFNPLTGRVEQDDAYLLEMSDVVQEIGENKRLMFTIFEDGRPWPAEGWEEISTYRDLIELKPESYQWGPLIFAHNTPTLAGFWERKWRRVSEVMYQGDRWITGCGNHDTVRRGNQVDPQENMNWNLGNTLSEVLKNAYDNPATNLWVYGFSPGIPMDFINALMHAPWMFFRNTDERYGVKVVSEEVGFLDWQITEKIYNQEPFFRRLKSLGFETLEQLREFGKALQITMMERDYDLNAVIEAYQSCLGDSTDQCEFPLLMRLNRPEMMQFLKEIDIPKLKQFALMFMEDCYQVCNVSFYGEDLSPERTKFNLKLRQFRKQNRWLHDNLVPGSDRFNKVSEETHTVFYGVRMNPENHEEQVAMVTHQGGEPITVTLGDWLQLDLNQWDCSIVSPGLEIDDLSCFQLKDSQGVLLKLKGN is encoded by the coding sequence ATGGCATCATCAACCCAAACCCCAATTCAACTAGAAGAAAAAGCCACTCAATCCCTCTTAGATTGGGCGTTAGCAGTGGATCACTCAGAACGGAGTTACTTGGAAAAAGGGGCGGCGTTAGCCCGTCGTCTTGGCGCCCATTATCGAGAGGATGGACTCACCGAAATTGGTTTTTGGACTCCAGAATTGACTGGGGAGGTGATGCGTCCCCGTGCGATTTATCTAGAAGTGTTTACGCCACAAACAGAGATTGATCTGCGACAAGTTAAGCAAACGGTAACATTTAAACGCGATCGCGTGCCAATGTGGCAACAGGGAGAATATTTCTGGGGCGTATTTTCTGGGATACAAGCGGGAACTCGTCACCAATTAGGAAGTCTCTATTGGTTACGTTATGTTGATCCGCGTGAAGAATTACAGATCGATCGAGATGTGGTCGCTTATTCCCTTCCTTTCGGTGTCTTCGGTCCGGCAGAAGTTTATGATCTCAACCGTTTGCAAAACCAACGTTCTGATCTCCCTTATTTCCAAGAAACCGCCAAACTTGATGCCGAAGGCAATATTCCCCGTGTTCCTTCTCCCTGTAACATCTTACAATTGCACGTGGGAACAGCGTCTTCCGAAGGCACATTAGAAGGCTTAACCAGAGTTTATCAAACCATTTCCGAGAAACTCAAAGCAGGACAACCCCTCACCGCCGCCGAAAATAATTATATTGGTTACGATGCGGTGCAATTACTTCCCATTGAACCGACGATCGAATATCGTGATGATTATACTCCCATCAGCGAGTTTTTCGACTTTCAGGAAAATGAAAATGAACCCCCTGACTCTGATCATCTTCCCCTCAGCGATGAAGTAGAAATCGCCTTAAAAAAACCCACCACTCAAGACTGGGGCTATGATGTTCCTATTATTGGTTCTAGCGCAACTAATCCAGCGATTTTAGGGAGTTTACGTCCTGATGAAGTCGTTGATTTTGTGGCGACGTTACATAACTTTTCAACCGGTCCCATCCAACTGATTTATGATTTAGTCTATGGTCATGCCGATAACCAAGCGGAACTTCTCATTAACCGTCAATTTTTGAAAGGTCCGAATATGTATGGACAAGACTTAAACCATCAGCTTCCGAATGTTCGTGCTATTTTCCTAGAAATGCAGCGACGGAAAATTAATACTGGTTCGGATGGAATTCGAGTAGATGGAGGACAAGATTTTCGCTTCTTTAATCCTCTTACGGGAAGAGTGGAACAAGATGACGCTTATTTGTTAGAAATGAGTGATGTCGTCCAAGAAATTGGTGAAAATAAACGCCTCATGTTTACCATTTTTGAGGATGGTCGTCCTTGGCCTGCGGAAGGTTGGGAAGAAATTTCAACCTATCGAGATTTAATTGAATTGAAACCAGAATCTTATCAATGGGGGCCGCTAATTTTTGCACATAATACACCCACTTTAGCTGGGTTTTGGGAACGAAAATGGCGACGAGTTTCGGAAGTGATGTATCAAGGCGATCGATGGATTACGGGTTGTGGAAACCATGACACAGTGCGACGGGGAAATCAAGTTGATCCACAAGAAAATATGAATTGGAATTTAGGAAATACACTTTCCGAAGTGTTAAAAAATGCCTACGATAATCCAGCGACTAATCTCTGGGTGTATGGATTTAGTCCAGGGATTCCGATGGATTTTATTAATGCTTTGATGCACGCACCTTGGATGTTTTTTCGGAATACGGATGAACGATATGGGGTGAAAGTTGTCTCGGAAGAAGTGGGTTTTTTAGATTGGCAAATCACCGAAAAAATCTATAATCAAGAACCGTTTTTCCGTCGTTTAAAGTCGTTGGGGTTTGAAACTTTAGAACAGTTACGGGAGTTTGGCAAGGCGTTGCAAATAACAATGATGGAACGGGATTATGATTTAAATGCGGTCATTGAAGCCTATCAATCTTGTTTAGGAGACAGTACAGATCAATGTGAGTTTCCTTTGTTAATGCGTCTCAATCGTCCCGAAATGATGCAGTTTTTAAAAGAGATTGATATTCCAAAATTAAAACAGTTTGCTTTGATGTTTATGGAGGATTGTTATCAGGTTTGTAATGTGAGTTTTTATGGAGAGGATTTAAGTCCAGAAAGAACAAAATTTAATTTGAAATTACGACAGTTTCGGAAGCAAAATCGCTGGTTACATGATAATTTAGTTCCAGGAAGCGATCGATTTAATAAAGTCAGCGAAGAAACTCACACAGTATTTTATGGGGTGCGAATGAATCCTGAAAACCACGAGGAACAAGTGGCGATGGTAACGCATCAAGGCGGTGAACCGATTACGGTAACGTTGGGCGATTGGCTACAATTAGATTTGAATCAGTGGGATTGCTCGATCGTTTCTCCAGGTTTAGAAATTGATGATCTCAGTTGTTTTCAATTAAAAGATTCGCAAGGGGTTTTACTTAAATTAAAAGGTAATTAG
- a CDS encoding WecB/TagA/CpsF family glycosyltransferase, translating to MTHSVRRVINSKIHATNSQEAVADIMAWGKRKLSCYVIPANVHLVMTGFWQKSYQTIINHAALVTPDGMLLVWTLRLLGIKNQKRVDAADLMLVCCDRA from the coding sequence ATGACACATTCTGTAAGACGAGTCATTAACAGTAAGATTCACGCCACCAACTCTCAAGAGGCTGTCGCCGACATTATGGCTTGGGGGAAAAGAAAACTCAGTTGTTATGTTATCCCCGCGAATGTTCATTTGGTGATGACAGGGTTTTGGCAAAAGTCCTATCAAACCATTATTAATCATGCGGCTTTAGTGACTCCTGATGGGATGCTTTTAGTCTGGACGTTACGTTTGTTAGGTATTAAAAACCAAAAACGGGTTGATGCTGCAGATTTGATGTTGGTGTGCTGCGATCGCGCTTAA
- a CDS encoding CsgG/HfaB family protein — MLHRFLTSSVLFVCSLMFTENSVASSFNIDSTPLASKSQTILAQDSMDNSDTLEKPRIAVIDFDFSSVGSPNLLSLIPGGADGVADILVTALVQGGKYTVVERSEIETILAEQNLGASGRIDASTAAEIGKILGVRAVIIGSVTQFDLQRQSGGGGVFGIGASTQDTDAEVAINARVIDTSTAEILYAIDGKGNQSQSDTQVSIFGVRAGSSTSNEGKLLTLATEQAVKEISDAMGEEASAIATLQKPVPQVDAIVANVSGSTIILNKGTNQGYRTGMTVSIERVTDEIKDPETGEILRKLTTQVAEVKLTDVDGKSSLGEIISGAPPKVGDVAKPMVTE; from the coding sequence ATGTTACACCGATTCTTAACATCTTCAGTCTTATTCGTTTGTTCATTAATGTTCACTGAAAACAGTGTTGCCTCATCTTTTAACATTGATTCCACTCCACTCGCATCAAAATCTCAAACTATCCTTGCTCAAGATAGCATGGATAACTCAGATACTCTAGAAAAACCTCGTATTGCTGTTATTGACTTTGATTTTAGTAGTGTTGGCAGTCCCAATTTATTATCACTGATTCCTGGCGGTGCCGATGGTGTAGCAGATATTTTAGTGACTGCGTTAGTACAAGGAGGAAAATATACTGTCGTTGAACGTAGCGAAATTGAAACAATTTTAGCCGAACAAAATTTAGGCGCGTCAGGACGTATTGATGCTTCTACCGCTGCAGAAATTGGTAAAATTTTAGGAGTAAGAGCGGTTATTATTGGTTCAGTCACTCAATTTGATTTACAACGACAAAGTGGAGGCGGCGGTGTTTTTGGGATTGGTGCATCCACTCAAGATACTGATGCTGAGGTTGCAATTAATGCGAGAGTCATTGATACCAGTACCGCAGAAATTCTTTATGCGATCGACGGTAAAGGCAATCAAAGCCAGTCTGATACCCAAGTTAGCATTTTTGGGGTTAGAGCAGGGTCTTCCACCAGTAACGAAGGGAAATTATTAACCCTCGCCACTGAACAAGCTGTCAAAGAAATTAGTGATGCAATGGGAGAAGAAGCCAGTGCCATTGCTACTTTACAAAAACCAGTTCCCCAAGTCGATGCGATCGTGGCGAATGTATCAGGTAGCACAATCATTTTAAATAAAGGTACAAATCAGGGATATCGAACAGGAATGACGGTATCTATTGAACGGGTGACAGACGAAATTAAAGACCCGGAAACAGGGGAAATTCTTCGGAAATTAACCACCCAAGTGGCAGAAGTAAAGCTAACTGATGTGGATGGGAAATCAAGTTTAGGAGAAATCATTTCTGGGGCGCCTCCAAAAGTAGGAGATGTTGCTAAACCTATGGTTACAGAATAG
- a CDS encoding GTP-binding protein produces MTANSSSQQTHFNQARASLSQALSWYGNSRRHGKSFPNSELQAAVKEDLQIIKAAYEKLDETVIRIATFGLVSRGKSAVVNALVGKKVMTTGPVNGVTRWPQTIRWTPSSGKVQIELIDTPGLDEVEGEERAAMARTIAQQADLILFIVAGDITRTEYRGLCELREAKKPILLVFNKVDLYPDKDRQVIYQQLRELGTGKEKDELTELLSPQEIVMVSAEPAPLYVRVEQANGEISYEREEQPPQVEALKEAILSILNREGRSLLALNALLQAQTAENHIATETMRLRQEDAETLIWNYTRYKAIAVAVNPIAIVDLIGGTVADLALIRGLARLYGLPMTSYEAGKLWRRILISSGSLLLGEMGTGALLGLGKSGAIIGSGFGTPGAIASYAGLAATQGAIAGFGAYSVGKVAQEYLKQGCSWGPLGPSTVIKDILSQVEGDTIIYRLKQELISWV; encoded by the coding sequence ATGACCGCCAATTCTTCTTCCCAACAAACCCATTTTAATCAAGCTCGTGCGAGTTTATCTCAAGCTCTATCTTGGTATGGTAACAGTCGCCGTCATGGCAAATCGTTTCCGAACAGTGAATTACAAGCGGCGGTGAAAGAGGATTTACAAATCATTAAAGCAGCTTACGAAAAACTTGATGAAACAGTGATTCGCATTGCAACGTTTGGGTTAGTCAGTCGCGGTAAATCGGCGGTTGTCAATGCTTTGGTGGGGAAAAAGGTGATGACCACAGGGCCAGTGAATGGGGTGACTCGTTGGCCCCAAACCATCCGTTGGACTCCGTCTAGTGGTAAAGTACAGATTGAGTTGATCGACACGCCAGGTTTAGATGAGGTAGAAGGGGAGGAACGAGCGGCAATGGCGCGAACGATCGCGCAACAAGCGGATTTAATTCTGTTTATTGTTGCGGGAGACATCACGCGCACTGAGTATCGAGGATTATGTGAACTGAGAGAGGCAAAAAAACCGATTCTGTTGGTGTTTAATAAGGTTGATCTCTATCCCGACAAGGATCGACAGGTGATTTACCAGCAGTTGCGCGAGTTGGGAACGGGAAAGGAAAAGGACGAGTTGACAGAATTATTATCGCCTCAAGAAATTGTCATGGTGTCAGCAGAACCTGCGCCGCTTTATGTGCGAGTTGAACAAGCGAATGGTGAGATTAGTTACGAACGGGAAGAACAACCGCCACAAGTGGAAGCGTTGAAAGAGGCAATTTTAAGTATACTGAATCGCGAAGGTCGATCGTTACTGGCTTTAAATGCACTGTTACAAGCACAAACCGCAGAAAATCATATTGCGACGGAAACCATGCGGTTACGTCAAGAAGACGCGGAAACCTTAATTTGGAATTATACCCGATATAAGGCGATCGCGGTGGCGGTGAATCCGATCGCGATTGTTGACCTCATTGGAGGAACGGTAGCTGATTTGGCGTTAATTCGGGGGTTAGCGCGACTTTATGGCTTACCGATGACAAGTTATGAAGCGGGGAAACTATGGCGACGGATTTTAATCAGTTCTGGAAGTTTATTATTAGGGGAAATGGGAACTGGGGCGCTGTTGGGGTTAGGGAAAAGTGGTGCGATCATTGGCAGTGGTTTCGGAACCCCAGGGGCGATCGCCTCTTATGCAGGATTAGCCGCCACTCAAGGCGCGATCGCAGGTTTTGGGGCTTACAGTGTGGGAAAAGTCGCGCAGGAATATCTGAAACAAGGTTGCAGTTGGGGTCCATTAGGTCCGAGTACCGTCATTAAAGATATTCTCTCCCAAGTGGAGGGAGACACGATTATTTATCGTTTAAAACAAGAACTAATCAGTTGGGTGTAG
- a CDS encoding heavy metal translocating P-type ATPase yields MQVSSKATSPVSQENKKTITLDVDGMKCAGCVNAVERQIEQQTGVIAAQVNLITATAIVQYQPDRADLEAIAAQLTAKGFPSQLHDTNQAEAGNSYEEKRQQADQENLQKLAIAGGLILLSAIGHLKHLTGVEIPLLSNIWFHWGLATLALVLPGREIIIDGGKGLWNRVPNMNSLIALGTLSAYIASCVALIFPQLGWECFFDEPVMLLGFILLGRTLEQRARGEAGAALSALVSLKPQTARLVKATPKQEDKMMEVPVGTVQVGQWLKVLPGEKFPVDGEVIKGETTVDESMLTGESMPVRKQPEASVQAGTINLTGAVTLKATQVGKDTTLAKIIATVENAQMRKAPVQQLADQVAGYFAYGVMAIALLTFLFWYSVGTNVWTAVTLETSPLLLSLKLMIAVLVIACPCALGLATPTAILVGTGVGAKQGLLLKGGDVLENVHRLDTLVFDKTGTLTEGKPQVTDYWVVTTPDLQKETLLQFAASVEQGTNHPLAAAIVTEAEKQGVSLLPTADEETKAGFGASATIEQQNVIVGNSQWLEEKGIVIPDSVALSGEKLEATGKTVVYVGINGALAGAIALKDCLRPDAIETVSQLQKMGFRVIVLTGDQARVARAIVHALNLTTDNLIAGVHPEEKAQVIQSLQAQGQRVGMVGDGINDAPALAQADVGIAIAQGTDVALETASIILMRDRVSDVMTAIRLSLATLNKIRQNLFWALGYNVITIPLAAGVLLPKYNLLLSPAMAAALMALSSVIVVTNSLFLKRFRNAEE; encoded by the coding sequence ATGCAAGTTTCCTCAAAAGCAACCTCTCCAGTTTCCCAAGAGAATAAAAAAACTATTACCCTCGATGTAGATGGCATGAAATGTGCTGGTTGTGTCAATGCGGTAGAACGACAAATTGAACAACAAACAGGGGTAATCGCCGCCCAAGTCAACCTGATTACTGCTACCGCAATTGTACAATATCAGCCCGATCGAGCGGATTTAGAAGCGATCGCCGCGCAACTGACGGCGAAAGGGTTTCCCTCACAACTCCACGATACCAATCAAGCCGAAGCTGGCAACAGTTACGAAGAAAAACGACAACAAGCCGATCAAGAAAATCTACAAAAACTCGCCATTGCTGGGGGTTTAATCCTCCTTTCTGCAATCGGACACCTTAAACATTTAACTGGGGTTGAGATTCCCCTATTAAGTAACATCTGGTTTCATTGGGGATTAGCAACTCTGGCGCTTGTTTTACCTGGCAGAGAAATCATTATTGATGGGGGAAAAGGATTATGGAATCGTGTCCCCAACATGAACAGTTTAATTGCTCTGGGAACACTGAGCGCTTACATCGCCAGTTGTGTCGCTTTAATTTTTCCGCAACTGGGATGGGAATGTTTTTTTGATGAACCCGTAATGCTCTTAGGTTTCATTTTACTCGGACGCACCCTAGAACAACGCGCGCGAGGAGAAGCTGGGGCGGCTTTGTCGGCTTTAGTGTCTCTGAAACCGCAAACCGCACGTCTGGTAAAAGCGACACCGAAGCAAGAAGACAAGATGATGGAAGTGCCGGTGGGGACAGTACAGGTGGGACAATGGTTAAAAGTGTTACCTGGAGAGAAGTTTCCTGTGGATGGTGAGGTGATCAAGGGGGAAACCACTGTCGATGAGTCCATGTTGACGGGTGAGTCAATGCCCGTGAGAAAACAACCTGAAGCATCGGTACAAGCGGGAACGATTAATTTAACGGGTGCGGTGACACTAAAAGCAACGCAGGTGGGGAAAGATACCACGTTAGCGAAAATTATTGCTACGGTGGAAAATGCCCAAATGCGTAAAGCACCGGTGCAACAGTTGGCGGATCAGGTGGCGGGCTATTTTGCTTATGGGGTGATGGCGATCGCGCTGTTGACGTTCCTCTTCTGGTATTCGGTGGGAACGAATGTTTGGACAGCCGTAACCCTAGAAACCAGTCCGTTGTTATTGAGTCTCAAGCTGATGATTGCGGTGCTAGTGATTGCTTGTCCTTGTGCGCTAGGTTTGGCGACACCAACGGCGATTTTAGTAGGAACTGGAGTTGGTGCGAAACAAGGGTTATTGTTGAAGGGAGGAGATGTTTTAGAAAATGTCCATCGCTTGGATACGTTGGTGTTTGATAAGACGGGAACGTTGACGGAAGGGAAACCCCAGGTGACAGATTATTGGGTGGTGACAACGCCTGATTTGCAAAAAGAGACGTTATTACAGTTCGCTGCGTCGGTGGAACAGGGAACGAATCATCCGTTAGCGGCGGCGATTGTGACAGAAGCAGAGAAACAAGGGGTTTCTTTGTTACCGACAGCAGATGAGGAAACGAAGGCTGGTTTTGGGGCGAGTGCGACGATCGAGCAGCAAAATGTAATTGTGGGTAATTCCCAATGGTTGGAAGAGAAGGGGATTGTGATTCCAGACTCCGTTGCGCTTTCTGGAGAGAAGTTAGAAGCGACGGGAAAAACGGTGGTTTATGTGGGGATTAATGGCGCATTAGCAGGGGCGATCGCCCTTAAGGATTGTTTACGCCCTGATGCGATCGAAACGGTTTCCCAGTTGCAAAAAATGGGCTTTCGGGTGATAGTATTGACAGGAGACCAAGCAAGAGTCGCCCGCGCGATCGTTCATGCTTTAAATTTAACCACCGATAATCTGATCGCAGGCGTGCATCCCGAAGAAAAAGCGCAGGTGATACAATCTTTACAAGCTCAAGGTCAGCGAGTGGGAATGGTCGGAGATGGGATTAACGATGCTCCCGCTTTAGCACAAGCAGACGTGGGAATTGCCATCGCTCAAGGAACAGACGTGGCTTTAGAAACCGCCTCGATCATCTTGATGCGCGATCGCGTTTCTGATGTGATGACTGCCATCCGTTTAAGTCTCGCTACCCTCAATAAAATTCGTCAGAATCTCTTTTGGGCATTAGGATATAACGTCATTACTATTCCCTTAGCTGCAGGAGTTTTATTACCTAAATATAACCTCTTACTTAGTCCCGCGATGGCAGCGGCTTTAATGGCGTTGAGTTCGGTTATCGTAGTAACAAATTCCCTATTCTTAAAACGATTCCGTAATGCAGAGGAATGA
- a CDS encoding WecB/TagA/CpsF family glycosyltransferase, translated as MSIYFYGANPVILAKLERNLKAWYPELIIAGSHAPPFRPPTARKAEMDIKVINESGASIVFVALGCPKQEQWMAKQVGKINAVMIGVGAAFAFHSGEVSQAPRWLMKLGLEWLYRFATEPRRLWRRYLLNNPLFVILFALQLIQYWGRSLMRFDRT; from the coding sequence GTGAGTATTTATTTTTATGGGGCAAATCCTGTAATCCTTGCGAAATTGGAACGTAACTTAAAAGCGTGGTATCCTGAGTTAATCATTGCAGGTTCTCATGCTCCCCCTTTTCGTCCCCCGACTGCCAGAAAAGCAGAAATGGATATTAAAGTGATTAATGAATCTGGCGCATCGATCGTTTTTGTAGCTTTGGGATGTCCGAAACAAGAACAATGGATGGCAAAACAGGTGGGGAAAATTAACGCGGTGATGATTGGGGTGGGGGCTGCGTTTGCGTTTCATAGTGGAGAAGTATCTCAAGCCCCTCGCTGGTTAATGAAACTCGGACTAGAATGGTTATATCGTTTCGCCACCGAACCGAGACGACTTTGGCGAAGATATTTGCTTAATAATCCTTTGTTTGTTATTTTGTTTGCTTTACAGTTGATTCAGTATTGGGGAAGGTCTTTAATGAGATTCGATCGAACCTAA
- the ychF gene encoding redox-regulated ATPase YchF, whose amino-acid sequence MLRAGIVGLPNVGKSTLFNALVANAKAEAANFPFCTIEPNVGVVSVPDERLEILAEISKSQRIVPTRIEFVDIAGLVAGASKGEGLGNQFLANIREVDAIVHVVRCFESDDIVHVSGSVDPVRDIEVINLELALADLSQIEKRIARTRKDAKKNKDAQVELELLERLEAAINEGKTVRQVDLNEDEEAIIKPLGLLTKKPIIYATNVSEEDLATGNQAVEKVRNLAEQENASVVVISAQVESELIELSEEEKTDFLDSLGVTEGGLQSLIRATYDLLGLRTYLTTGETETRAWTIRAGMKAPQAAGVIHSDFERGFIRAETISYEKLAEIQSLAAAREKGLIRSEGKEYVVQEGDVIEFRFNV is encoded by the coding sequence ATGCTTAGAGCAGGAATCGTCGGACTTCCTAACGTCGGAAAATCAACCCTTTTTAATGCCCTTGTTGCTAACGCCAAAGCCGAAGCGGCGAACTTTCCCTTTTGTACCATTGAACCAAATGTCGGTGTGGTTTCTGTTCCCGATGAACGGTTAGAAATATTAGCTGAAATCTCCAAGTCTCAGCGCATTGTTCCCACTCGCATCGAATTTGTAGATATTGCGGGATTAGTTGCGGGTGCGAGTAAAGGAGAAGGATTAGGAAACCAATTTTTAGCAAATATTCGAGAAGTGGATGCCATTGTTCATGTAGTTCGTTGCTTTGAAAGCGATGATATCGTCCATGTTTCTGGTTCAGTTGATCCCGTCCGTGATATTGAAGTCATTAATTTAGAATTAGCTTTAGCAGACTTATCACAAATTGAAAAACGGATCGCTCGCACTCGCAAAGATGCGAAGAAAAACAAAGACGCACAAGTCGAATTAGAACTGTTAGAGAGACTGGAAGCGGCGATTAATGAGGGGAAAACTGTTCGTCAGGTGGATTTAAATGAAGATGAAGAGGCGATCATTAAACCGCTTGGTTTACTCACTAAAAAGCCGATTATTTATGCAACTAATGTGTCTGAGGAAGACTTAGCAACGGGGAATCAAGCTGTAGAAAAAGTTAGGAATTTAGCGGAACAAGAAAACGCTTCCGTCGTCGTGATTTCTGCACAAGTCGAATCAGAATTGATTGAGCTTTCTGAGGAAGAAAAAACCGACTTTTTAGACTCTTTAGGCGTAACCGAAGGCGGTTTACAGTCTCTAATTCGAGCAACCTATGATTTGTTAGGATTGCGGACTTATCTAACAACAGGTGAAACGGAAACTCGCGCTTGGACAATTCGCGCTGGAATGAAAGCACCACAAGCCGCAGGAGTGATCCATTCTGATTTTGAACGGGGATTTATTCGCGCTGAAACCATTAGTTATGAGAAATTGGCAGAAATACAATCTTTAGCTGCTGCTAGGGAAAAAGGACTGATTCGATCGGAGGGTAAAGAGTACGTTGTACAGGAAGGGGATGTGATTGAGTTTCGTTTTAATGTGTGA